The nucleotide sequence attaaaaactttttattcaGCAGTCTTGAGGTTTAACACATGCTTTCCCCTTCAATATGTAACCAGGAGAGCAGGTGCACGCCGGTGGAGAGCAAATCTTGGAAAAAATGGAACGTGCTCAAAGTATTGTacttttaacaataaaaatcgATTACTTCTACACACGACTACTTACAATAGCTAGACACGCGTATTGCACGTGACACCTTGGCGGACATGCTGAGCGACAGCCTGTGTTCCACGTTTGATTCGCAGGACAGTGATGCGCAGCCGTTGCTTCTTCTAAAATTTGTCATCACCGGAATTTTTATCACCAACAACagtaaataaatatgtatCCCTATTAAACTTACGTATAGTGACCATACTGGCACCGACAACGAGCAAAACGCAGAAcgcaaaaattttaatcatgcTGACCTACCGCGAGCGACTAAGTAGCCAACAGGAAAAAGCTCACTTTTATGACATCGCGAGCCCCGATTAGCATGCGCGTATGAgtttttagcagcagataagAGCGTGAAATCATTCGTTTTGCTTTCCTCgcaatatttatgttttcGCTTCTTATTTTTTCCTAGTTCGTGTTATTTTCGCTCAGCCAAGAGAACAGCGAGCTTTTCCCGTCTATCtacgaatttttaattaagcaCAAAACAACCGCATCCTCCCGTGAATTTTTCAACAAGATGACACAGTTCAACACAAAGGATACCTGGTATACACGTTACCAGCAGGAGCTTTACATGCAAGCTCAACTTTTTCCGACACAAGCGCAACATTATATTTCAAACTCACTCGAAATTCCGCCTCGATTTTCTTCGGGCTAACGACTACTTTTCCACACCCCCAAGCTGACCCAGATAGATTGAGCTTGCGCCGGTGTGTTTATAAAGCAGTTAAACTTAACGCAACTTTAAGTATAACGCTGCATTGCACATACGTGTAATGGCACGTTTCGTGCCAAGAAGAAAAACTTAAATGTATATAGCGTACCTGCATCATTATGCTTGTAACAAAAATCGTATCCGCGACACCCgtcactttctctctctctctctctctctctctctctctctcttccctcgCGATGCGCTCGAAACTTTTAATCGACTCTGTACTGCTATACTGCAGCACAGCGACGCGTCAAGACGagggaaagaagagaaaaaattttccGCCCGCTAAAAGATAGAGCAAAgttctggccgagcgtatAACTATACTTCTCTACACacgtgcagagagagagagagagagagctgtaaagaaaaaaacgagcgCGAAAACAAAGGAGTCGAGCAGCCGTGTCATCCCTCTTGTGCGCGGCTGCCCTTTGTCTCTCCCCCCCGCACTCGCGTTTTAATAAACTTAAAATCTCGACGCTCTCTGcatctcgcgagagagagagagacgagcctCTAAGCTGTAGGTAGATTGTGCACAGCGCGAGTTTTTTCCTTATTCCGGTGACCGTCGCGActtgatta is from Nasonia vitripennis strain AsymCx chromosome 1, Nvit_psr_1.1, whole genome shotgun sequence and encodes:
- the LOC103317801 gene encoding venom peptide SjAPI; its protein translation is MIKIFAFCVLLVVGASMVTIQEATAAHHCPANQTWNTGCRSACPPRCHVQYACLAIICSPPACTCSPGYILKGKACVKPQDC